The Prevotella sp. E9-3 genome has a window encoding:
- a CDS encoding choice-of-anchor J domain-containing protein yields MKNRLFNFAVACLLALGVNAQPFPVQQPGKLLALPQLHQNSLNQPAKRLVAAKPHQPQVTLTTPLSAQKALRRIADADASLFEGRTVYGAMVNSDRWANMGITEVPYGIHSFKMGSSEAPVAHLTDMIYNFMSGAWGRDRHYGIVPLNVLGTVNGARYITLNTRDWVEEKNVMWSTEYGTYSLIASTMAYDPTSDEFYGFQYKEDLSGLNWVKLNQQTDRMEQVAQYRGKTAVLTLAATPDGQMYYIDADGDLYTVNKQNGRGSLVGNTGVTPSAYNQAMVFDGKTGTFLWAAQGNEGSVLYSVDPATAEAKRVMRFQHNEQFVSLYITDTEAPSAAPAAVGRPQLKAESNGSLKGKITFTVPSRTFGGETLSGNVNLNVWLDGENLKGEEVAAGTSMTIPVETTEGNHYIAITTDNGAGFSPLRYIYQYMGYDTPVAVSSVTFELQDDLNVISWKAPTTGVNAGYIDAAGMTYDIVRMPDSVTVATGLTTLSYSEPTPNAMHSYSYRVIANNHEHRSQYTESNRILCGKSFTVPYNQLFEDPTTLKEYFTIVDNDGDGNTWRQGYTTEVRMDYMKQNDADDWLISPPIQMEKGMKYRFAMNMKIFTKNYPEDFEILIGTDATDLSTFKLLKREEGFTEIASEYADYTTDFLVDESADYRMAVRYCSKKNSAASLMMIHNFAVTAIGNSGAPAQPADFTITPDADGALKTTVSMKAPALNLMDETITTLTAINLYRDGGTEPIHTFNAPQPGEQLSFTDEQVPSVGLHTYSAVAYSEAGTGEPVSAEQFIGIYTAPYSEDFEDRRYANLWTTEADFTDDNNGWYGWKWTDNDNTYGRFMSLYYYLMSDTPTTIWLYSPKLKMEDDAVYTINFDAQMNYSAYPDMTFDLYQGTEASADGMNTLVANLPSTDYTLTTKELLLVNNKAGKYYLGIKAYGEKKADYFNVSLDNFKLTYRTSAFAPYQMTNYTAVADPTAELKATLAFDVPAVNYYQQALDASKNLTVKIYRGQNATMPVETLSVKPGEHVSWTDGQALHGLNYYTVTCENEFGRGETLRDTIFVGRDVPALVENFVVRGSADNKDAVITWNIPSEGANGGVVLKDETTYSVYDYNPQTGELKLIAEKINTTSYTVERPQQTEQQMCYYAVTASNTEGEGAAIAASIVLGQLYSLPFKESFAGGTISTQLWQAIPMVQGATSCGLDNPNGSYNQCTAAQDNDGGCVYFYNGYQYETPAGALLVTPKVKLSASTGNELHFWAYHFKEVYSSPAFIQVAISGNDSQFANISNAQFEIGESIEAGWKEHVVNLDRYRNADFVSVALMGITNGYQDVIYADNISIINTSDTGVNDVRSTGSTAAQDCFDLQGRKVNPAKYHGVVVRNGKKMVLR; encoded by the coding sequence ATGAAAAATCGTCTATTCAATTTTGCAGTGGCATGCCTGTTGGCATTGGGAGTGAATGCCCAGCCATTTCCTGTTCAGCAACCGGGAAAACTGCTGGCACTTCCCCAACTGCATCAGAACAGTTTAAATCAACCCGCTAAACGACTTGTTGCTGCGAAGCCCCATCAGCCACAGGTGACGCTGACCACACCCCTCTCTGCACAGAAGGCCTTGCGCCGTATTGCCGATGCCGATGCTTCCCTGTTTGAGGGTCGCACCGTCTATGGCGCTATGGTGAACAGCGACCGCTGGGCCAATATGGGCATCACCGAGGTGCCTTACGGCATCCATTCATTTAAGATGGGCAGCAGTGAGGCGCCCGTAGCTCATCTGACAGACATGATCTATAATTTCATGTCGGGAGCATGGGGACGCGACCGCCACTATGGTATTGTGCCCCTGAATGTGCTGGGCACGGTGAATGGTGCCCGTTATATCACCCTGAACACTCGCGACTGGGTAGAGGAGAAGAATGTGATGTGGAGCACTGAATACGGTACTTACTCACTCATAGCCTCTACCATGGCCTACGACCCTACAAGCGATGAATTCTACGGTTTTCAGTATAAAGAAGACCTTTCAGGACTGAACTGGGTGAAACTGAACCAGCAGACCGACCGCATGGAACAGGTGGCACAGTATCGTGGAAAAACGGCTGTGCTCACACTGGCTGCCACACCCGATGGTCAGATGTATTATATTGATGCCGATGGCGACCTCTATACTGTCAACAAGCAGAACGGTCGCGGTTCGCTGGTAGGAAACACCGGTGTGACGCCTTCCGCCTACAATCAGGCCATGGTCTTTGACGGCAAGACGGGAACCTTCCTGTGGGCTGCTCAGGGCAATGAGGGAAGTGTGCTCTACAGCGTTGATCCTGCAACGGCCGAGGCCAAGCGCGTGATGCGCTTCCAGCACAACGAGCAGTTTGTATCGCTCTATATCACCGATACCGAAGCACCTTCAGCTGCTCCTGCTGCTGTGGGCCGTCCGCAACTGAAGGCAGAAAGCAATGGCTCGCTGAAGGGTAAGATAACTTTCACAGTTCCCTCACGCACTTTTGGCGGCGAGACACTCTCAGGCAATGTGAATCTGAACGTATGGCTGGATGGCGAAAACCTGAAAGGCGAGGAAGTGGCTGCTGGCACCAGCATGACCATACCTGTTGAAACCACCGAAGGTAATCACTATATTGCTATTACCACCGACAACGGGGCCGGTTTCTCTCCCCTTCGCTATATCTATCAGTACATGGGCTACGACACGCCCGTGGCTGTGAGCAGTGTGACCTTTGAACTGCAGGACGACCTCAACGTGATCAGTTGGAAAGCCCCGACAACTGGTGTGAACGCAGGCTATATTGATGCCGCCGGCATGACCTACGACATTGTACGCATGCCCGACAGCGTGACAGTGGCCACCGGACTCACCACACTTTCCTACAGTGAGCCCACTCCCAATGCCATGCACTCATACAGTTATAGGGTGATAGCCAACAACCATGAGCATCGCTCACAATACACCGAGTCAAACCGCATACTCTGTGGCAAATCGTTTACCGTACCCTACAACCAACTGTTTGAAGATCCTACCACCCTGAAGGAATATTTCACAATAGTCGATAACGATGGCGACGGCAATACCTGGCGTCAGGGCTATACCACTGAGGTGCGCATGGACTATATGAAGCAGAACGATGCCGACGACTGGCTCATCTCGCCTCCTATCCAGATGGAGAAAGGCATGAAGTATCGTTTTGCCATGAACATGAAGATTTTTACCAAGAACTATCCAGAGGATTTTGAGATTTTGATAGGTACCGATGCCACTGATCTCTCAACGTTCAAACTGCTGAAGCGTGAAGAAGGATTCACCGAGATAGCCAGCGAGTATGCCGACTATACCACCGACTTCCTGGTGGACGAGTCGGCCGACTACCGTATGGCTGTGCGCTACTGCTCAAAGAAGAATTCGGCCGCCTCGCTGATGATGATTCATAACTTTGCCGTGACGGCCATCGGCAATTCGGGTGCTCCTGCACAGCCAGCCGACTTCACCATTACTCCCGATGCCGACGGTGCCTTGAAAACAACCGTCAGCATGAAGGCCCCTGCGCTGAACCTGATGGACGAGACCATCACCACACTGACCGCCATCAACCTCTATCGTGACGGCGGAACAGAGCCTATCCACACCTTCAACGCTCCTCAGCCTGGCGAACAACTGTCGTTCACCGACGAACAGGTGCCTTCAGTGGGCCTCCACACCTATAGCGCTGTGGCCTACAGCGAGGCTGGTACAGGCGAACCCGTGAGTGCCGAACAGTTCATCGGTATCTATACCGCTCCCTATTCTGAAGACTTTGAAGACCGCCGCTATGCCAACCTGTGGACCACTGAGGCCGATTTCACCGACGATAATAATGGATGGTATGGATGGAAGTGGACCGACAACGACAATACCTATGGTCGTTTCATGAGCCTTTACTACTATCTGATGAGCGATACGCCCACCACCATCTGGCTCTATTCACCCAAGTTGAAGATGGAGGACGATGCCGTATATACCATCAACTTTGATGCTCAGATGAACTACAGTGCCTATCCCGACATGACGTTCGACCTGTATCAGGGTACAGAAGCATCGGCCGACGGCATGAACACACTGGTAGCCAATCTGCCTTCAACCGACTATACGCTCACTACCAAGGAATTGCTGCTGGTGAACAATAAGGCTGGTAAGTACTATCTGGGCATCAAGGCTTATGGCGAGAAGAAAGCTGACTATTTCAATGTGAGTCTGGACAACTTCAAACTGACTTACCGCACATCGGCTTTTGCTCCTTATCAGATGACCAACTATACGGCTGTGGCCGATCCTACGGCCGAACTGAAGGCAACGCTCGCATTCGATGTTCCCGCTGTCAACTACTATCAGCAGGCCCTCGATGCCAGCAAGAACCTGACAGTGAAGATATACCGTGGACAGAATGCTACCATGCCTGTTGAAACGCTGAGCGTGAAGCCTGGCGAGCATGTTTCATGGACAGACGGACAGGCACTGCATGGACTGAACTATTACACTGTGACTTGCGAAAACGAGTTCGGACGTGGCGAAACACTGCGCGACACCATCTTCGTGGGGCGTGACGTGCCTGCTCTTGTAGAAAACTTCGTTGTTCGTGGCTCTGCCGACAACAAGGATGCTGTCATCACTTGGAACATCCCCTCTGAAGGTGCCAACGGCGGAGTGGTACTGAAGGATGAGACCACCTATAGCGTTTACGACTACAACCCTCAGACGGGCGAACTGAAACTGATAGCTGAAAAGATAAACACCACCAGTTATACCGTGGAACGCCCACAACAGACCGAACAGCAGATGTGCTACTATGCCGTGACTGCCTCGAATACTGAAGGCGAGGGCGCAGCCATTGCTGCAAGCATCGTGCTGGGCCAACTCTACAGTCTGCCTTTCAAAGAGTCATTTGCCGGTGGTACTATCTCTACCCAGCTGTGGCAGGCCATTCCTATGGTACAGGGTGCCACTTCGTGCGGACTTGACAATCCTAACGGCAGTTATAACCAATGCACAGCAGCACAGGACAACGACGGCGGATGCGTGTATTTCTATAACGGATACCAGTATGAGACACCCGCTGGCGCTCTGCTGGTGACACCGAAGGTGAAACTGTCGGCCTCTACAGGCAATGAACTGCATTTCTGGGCATACCACTTCAAAGAGGTCTATTCATCGCCTGCTTTCATCCAGGTGGCCATTTCCGGAAACGATTCTCAATTTGCCAATATCAGCAACGCTCAGTTCGAAATAGGCGAATCCATCGAAGCAGGATGGAAGGAACATGTGGTGAACTTAGACCGTTACCGCAATGCCGACTTTGTGAGTGTGGCACTGATGGGTATCACCAATGGCTATCAGGACGTGATCTATGCCGACAATATTTCTATCATCAATACCAGTGATACAGGTGTCAACGATGTGCGCTCGACAGGCAGCACCGCTGCACAGGATTGCTTCGACCTGCAAGGCCGTAAGGTTAATCCTGCGAAATATCATGGCGTAGTAGTAAGGAATGGTAAGAAGATGGTGCTGAGATAA
- the upp gene encoding uracil phosphoribosyltransferase, producing MEIINFSEQNTVINQYMSELRDKNHQRNRLLFRNNIERIGEMMAYELSKTLEYKPKTVTTPLGTLDINLPKEDMIIATVLRAGLPFHQGFLHVFDKAENAFVSAYRMYTNREHTEVGVHTEYMASPSVKGKTLIIVDPMLATGGSMAASIEALEKTGKPKHIHICCVIATPEGIDVVKKAVPDDSHIWCAAIDPGMNENKYIVPGFGDCGDLCYGEKL from the coding sequence ATGGAAATCATTAATTTCTCGGAACAGAATACCGTGATCAATCAGTACATGTCGGAACTGCGCGACAAGAACCATCAACGCAACCGCCTACTGTTTCGCAACAACATTGAGCGCATCGGTGAGATGATGGCCTATGAACTGTCAAAAACTTTGGAGTACAAGCCTAAGACGGTAACCACCCCATTGGGTACGCTCGACATCAACTTGCCTAAAGAAGACATGATCATTGCCACGGTGCTGCGCGCCGGACTGCCCTTCCATCAGGGATTCCTGCATGTGTTCGACAAGGCCGAGAATGCCTTTGTGTCGGCCTATCGCATGTACACCAACCGCGAACATACCGAGGTGGGCGTGCACACGGAGTATATGGCATCGCCTTCGGTAAAGGGCAAGACATTGATCATTGTTGACCCCATGCTGGCCACAGGCGGTTCGATGGCTGCCAGCATAGAGGCATTAGAGAAGACCGGTAAGCCCAAGCATATTCATATCTGCTGCGTGATAGCCACTCCCGAGGGCATTGACGTGGTGAAGAAGGCAGTGCCCGATGACAGTCATATATGGTGTGCCGCTATTGATCCGGGCATGAACGAGAATAAATATATTGTCCCCGGCTTTGGCGACTGCGGCGACCTGTGCTACGGCGAGAAGCTATAA
- a CDS encoding C10 family peptidase, with protein MRRILFTALLSGMLSAVYADGILSSIQKVQLLNKPRKVAYDRTMNNGQHLRIYNIQDGGFVMTQGQQILGYSDTGTFRQEDAPPALLDLLQALQDNSSIVTDEALQQESATSFKPLLGDIAWNQDSPYNDLCPQYDMATKCPTGCVATAMAQLMYYHKWPEQGKGQHSYQPAIMSGNTLEADFASTTYQWEAMLPNYASATIPAAGYTMEQCRLAVATLMLHCGIAVDMFYYSQSGAVDYDVPPALISYFQYDHSMAYRKREHYSTADWLQIIRNEIAEGRPVLAYGRSATGGHAYVFDGMDSQGFIHVNWGWGGMSNGFFRTSALTPASQGIDGSDGGFNYSQSIITGIRPCDGVERDEHVELTSTEGLVAGKTKIAQNSAVNIRLSGKVTNHGWHESTFDYALLLLGEEGDTVSIIPGPASQTLAKDDTGYAPSFGVVNLGTLPIGQYTLYPVCRVTGGKDCWIRIRDSYIGYVNRLDITATETELIFHQPDYFQLKATDLSLPKHIYSGVPALISTVVTNEGDVEYHGEVKAQLRQGSNIVGSTSNYIVDLLPGESTQLNFVDKFAVPAGSYTLCLVDDDGVVISSRMETTVAPKPSMGQVVAADAITIDKAGFEEFQATATVTVEDGFFAGLLYTFIYTKEGHKEVGCLFPEYVSLDGSEQKITMSGAFENGQPGKYYQAELAVYDGSSYIFLTGEHAKKEFFFDPNHSFTGIRTASFAGKDSPSVAYDLQGRPTDSNASRAIIIIGGKKIVNSK; from the coding sequence ATGAGACGTATTCTTTTTACTGCATTACTATCCGGAATGCTGTCGGCAGTCTATGCCGACGGCATTCTGTCGTCTATACAAAAAGTTCAGTTGCTGAACAAGCCGCGTAAGGTGGCCTACGACCGTACGATGAACAACGGACAACATCTGCGTATCTATAATATCCAGGATGGCGGATTCGTTATGACACAGGGGCAGCAGATCTTAGGCTATAGTGATACCGGCACATTCCGTCAGGAGGATGCTCCCCCTGCCTTGCTCGATCTGTTGCAGGCATTGCAAGACAACTCGTCGATAGTCACCGATGAGGCTCTCCAGCAGGAGTCCGCAACTTCGTTCAAGCCCTTGCTGGGCGATATAGCCTGGAATCAGGATTCACCCTATAACGACCTTTGTCCGCAATATGATATGGCCACGAAGTGTCCCACTGGATGTGTGGCCACGGCGATGGCTCAGCTGATGTATTACCACAAGTGGCCGGAACAGGGCAAGGGCCAGCACAGTTACCAGCCAGCCATCATGAGCGGCAACACTCTTGAGGCCGATTTCGCCTCTACCACCTATCAGTGGGAGGCCATGCTGCCCAACTATGCTTCGGCAACCATTCCTGCTGCAGGCTATACCATGGAGCAGTGCCGCTTGGCAGTAGCCACGCTGATGCTGCACTGCGGAATTGCTGTCGATATGTTCTACTATTCACAGAGTGGAGCCGTTGATTATGATGTTCCACCTGCCTTGATTTCCTATTTCCAATACGATCACAGCATGGCCTATCGCAAACGTGAACACTATAGCACGGCCGACTGGCTGCAGATTATCCGCAACGAGATAGCCGAAGGCCGACCCGTATTGGCTTACGGTCGTTCGGCAACAGGTGGTCATGCCTATGTGTTTGACGGTATGGACAGTCAGGGCTTCATTCATGTCAACTGGGGATGGGGCGGTATGAGCAATGGCTTTTTCCGTACCTCTGCCCTTACTCCTGCTTCTCAGGGAATAGACGGTAGCGATGGCGGCTTTAACTATTCGCAGAGTATCATCACGGGTATCCGTCCTTGTGATGGTGTTGAGCGCGATGAGCATGTGGAACTGACTTCCACCGAAGGACTGGTGGCCGGTAAGACCAAGATAGCCCAGAACAGTGCAGTGAACATTCGCCTCTCTGGAAAGGTGACGAATCACGGATGGCATGAGAGCACTTTCGACTATGCTCTGTTGCTGCTTGGCGAAGAGGGCGATACGGTGAGCATTATCCCTGGTCCTGCCAGTCAGACACTGGCAAAGGACGATACCGGTTATGCCCCATCCTTCGGCGTTGTCAATTTAGGAACTCTTCCTATAGGTCAATATACCCTGTATCCTGTTTGTCGAGTGACAGGCGGAAAAGATTGTTGGATTCGAATCCGCGACAGCTATATAGGTTATGTCAACCGACTGGATATTACGGCAACAGAAACTGAATTAATCTTCCATCAACCTGACTATTTTCAACTGAAAGCCACTGACCTGTCCTTGCCGAAACATATCTATAGTGGTGTGCCGGCCCTTATCTCAACTGTAGTGACCAACGAAGGCGATGTGGAATATCATGGCGAGGTAAAGGCACAATTGCGACAGGGTAGCAATATCGTTGGCTCAACCTCCAATTATATTGTTGATCTGCTGCCCGGCGAGTCAACACAGCTGAACTTTGTAGATAAGTTTGCTGTGCCGGCAGGAAGCTACACCCTCTGTCTGGTGGATGACGATGGCGTAGTCATCAGCTCGCGTATGGAAACGACCGTAGCCCCCAAACCATCAATGGGGCAGGTGGTGGCAGCAGATGCTATCACCATCGACAAAGCTGGTTTTGAAGAGTTCCAGGCAACGGCTACCGTTACCGTTGAGGATGGCTTCTTTGCAGGCTTACTCTATACCTTTATCTATACGAAAGAAGGACATAAGGAAGTGGGCTGCCTGTTCCCGGAATATGTGTCACTTGATGGTTCCGAGCAGAAAATAACCATGAGCGGAGCATTCGAGAATGGTCAGCCCGGTAAGTACTATCAGGCAGAACTGGCTGTCTATGACGGTTCATCCTATATTTTCCTGACGGGTGAACACGCCAAGAAAGAGTTCTTCTTTGATCCGAATCATTCTTTTACCGGCATCCGAACAGCCTCGTTTGCAGGAAAAGACTCACCTTCAGTGGCCTACGACCTGCAAGGACGTCCGACGGATAGCAATGCCTCGCGCGCTATTATAATAATAGGTGGAAAGAAAATCGTCAATTCAAAATAA
- a CDS encoding helix-turn-helix transcriptional regulator, translating into MAEAGDIPADSLLALSRECYQDDRLVEALDYATRTLRQAKKEGNPVTYMTGLANIAGIYGVFKDYDRAHHYFRLCLKQALRLHDADMTARCYSNLTMTSCMLGRVDSAKHYLALQERHPMKDSVRQHFFLLSNRGKIAAAEHQWKQAFNFAKQAREYAKRQNMGLVYEASEIGQMAGSAENMDNDSLTVSLYREMLEMVIEVGDMKGASRAYEHLANVYRRLGKMQQAAYYQEQMRKLDESVFNTQDFNRAKEGLSTFEEEMKAEQISLLNGRITQQLLVIGIIVVLLVAVIIMAIILVRRNRSLRAAYEVLVEKNKESIRQNKETCKGTEGEHLPTEQHQQLLMAITQVMNNDDTICNADFDLSTLCTLVDSNAKYVSWVINDHYHLNFKALLNKYRIQLASKRLADKENYGNLTIQAIAESVGYKSQTNFIQTFKSIVGMTPSTYQRLARQEHPNNNNKNEDYGNH; encoded by the coding sequence ATGGCCGAGGCAGGAGATATTCCGGCCGACAGTCTGCTGGCGCTATCACGAGAATGCTATCAGGACGACCGACTGGTTGAAGCCTTGGACTATGCCACCCGCACACTACGGCAGGCAAAGAAAGAGGGAAATCCCGTAACCTATATGACGGGACTGGCCAACATAGCCGGCATCTATGGCGTGTTTAAGGACTACGACAGGGCGCACCACTATTTCCGGCTCTGTCTGAAACAGGCGCTAAGGCTGCACGATGCCGACATGACGGCACGCTGCTACTCAAACCTGACCATGACCAGCTGTATGCTGGGACGTGTTGACTCGGCCAAACACTATCTCGCCCTGCAGGAACGCCACCCCATGAAGGACTCCGTGAGGCAGCATTTCTTTCTGCTCTCTAACCGAGGAAAAATAGCGGCTGCCGAACATCAATGGAAACAAGCCTTCAATTTCGCCAAACAGGCCCGTGAATATGCAAAACGGCAAAACATGGGACTGGTCTATGAAGCGTCTGAAATAGGACAGATGGCCGGTTCGGCCGAGAATATGGACAACGATTCGCTGACGGTGTCACTCTACAGGGAGATGCTGGAAATGGTGATCGAGGTGGGCGATATGAAAGGAGCTTCAAGAGCCTACGAGCATTTGGCCAATGTATATAGACGACTGGGCAAAATGCAGCAGGCAGCCTACTACCAAGAACAGATGCGAAAACTGGACGAGTCGGTGTTCAACACTCAGGACTTCAACCGCGCCAAAGAAGGACTTTCTACTTTCGAGGAAGAGATGAAGGCCGAACAGATATCACTGCTCAACGGTCGAATCACCCAGCAACTGCTTGTGATAGGTATCATTGTGGTTCTCTTGGTGGCTGTCATCATCATGGCCATCATACTGGTGAGGCGCAACCGCTCGCTCAGGGCAGCCTATGAGGTGCTTGTGGAGAAGAACAAGGAATCTATCCGACAGAATAAAGAAACCTGCAAAGGTACAGAAGGCGAGCACCTGCCCACAGAGCAACACCAGCAACTGCTTATGGCCATCACGCAGGTGATGAACAACGACGATACTATCTGCAATGCCGACTTCGACCTCTCAACTCTTTGTACCTTGGTCGATTCAAATGCAAAATACGTATCGTGGGTCATCAACGACCATTACCATCTTAATTTCAAGGCCCTGCTCAACAAATACAGAATCCAGCTGGCCTCGAAACGCCTGGCCGACAAAGAGAACTATGGCAACCTGACCATTCAGGCCATTGCAGAGTCGGTGGGTTATAAGTCGCAAACCAACTTTATCCAGACGTTCAAGAGCATTGTGGGCATGACGCCCTCCACCTATCAGCGACTGGCACGACAGGAACATCCTAACAACAATAATAAAAACGAAGACTATGGAAATCATTAA